In Odontesthes bonariensis isolate fOdoBon6 chromosome 22, fOdoBon6.hap1, whole genome shotgun sequence, one genomic interval encodes:
- the apc gene encoding adenomatous polyposis coli protein isoform X2, which yields MAAVSYDQLLRQVEVLKMENSNLRQELQDNSDHLNKLESEASNMKEVLKQLQGTIEEESGETSGSQLELIERLKEMSLDSAGYKPRTRPPLPPSSSSSSASSSSGAPTAGGSGAPGPSTAAAFPRRGLPSAGRDSHDRCLEELEKERSLLLAELEKEEKEKDWYYAQLQNLTKRIDSLPLTENTDMSRRQLEFEARQIRSAMEEQLGSCQEMERRAQARVSRIQQIEKDILRLGARLQVEGAQGTGDSGGLMGTQTSGSRLDHEPANETSYAVPRRITSHLGTKVEMVYSLLSMLGTHDKDDMSRTLLAMSSSQDSCIAMRQSGCLPLLIQLLHGNDKDSLLLGNSRGSKEARARASAALHNIVHSQPDDKRGRREIRVLHLLEQVRHYCEACWSWQENHERGVDQEDNPMPSPVEHQIPPAVCVLMKLSFDEEHRHAMNELGGLQAVAELLQVDCEMFGLSSDHYSVTLRRYAGMALTNLTFGDVANKATLCSMKGCMRAMVAQLKSESEDLQQVIASVLRNLSWRADVNSKKTLREVGSVRALMGCALEVQKESTLKSVLSALWNLSAHCTENKADICAVDGALAFLVGTLTHRSHTNTLAIIESGGGILRNVSSLIATNEAHRQMLREHGCLPTLLQHLKSHSLTIVSNACGTLWNLSARDARDQEALWELGAVGMLRNLIHSRHKMIAMGSAAALRNLMANRPARYKDASVVSPGAGAPSLHARKQKALFEELDAQHLSETFDNIDNLSPKAAHRKGRGCNGAGAGGGGAARSYTNTPVLSSPKNGDGSKRTGEEAPYARSVFPPSVRASSDSLNSVTSADGYGNRGKTKPSAEPFYSSDESGANKCCVYRKYPADLAHKIRSANHMADDDGAELDTPINYSLKYSDEQLNSGRQSPSHRGAIDSDEDSEQDGRLRRSDAAESGPKSGRMASGPPPHYGAVTGTSSYGSDSAPEQPIDYSLKYGGDAVHKPFKSEETPAPSSANKLRPLAPPTGRTAAKSNQESTQTYCVEDTPICFSRGSSLSSLSSEDEEDGDVIGKKRKGGGAGEYPTLPVSEKDEQQRRRRQKEAESQTAAAPSTRGRRGHHHHHGHSHHHHHHVTSSGARTPKSPPEQPYAQETPLMFSRCTSVSSLDSFSTSSIASSVRSSEPCSGEPSGVVSPSDLPDSPGQTMPPSRAKTPPPPPAPKSQEKEKGKEEESGVDVLLHFATESTPHGFSRASSLSALSVDEPYIAAEMTKKDEEDGGAARKEESKPGLDESDDDDNEILEACINMAMPKSSQKPKKPPPAAPRKPSQLPVYKLLPPQSRPPPPQRKDAPPPQEDMPRVYCVEGTPLNFSTATSLSDLTIDSPPNEEAAPVAPPPSAPRRRAGFPEGENGDDILAECINAAMPKAKPRKPVRAAAHGEQLPAPPLSAPGPPSVPPPLGPQQQKKKPTSPVKPMPQRAAYGSITAAKAKPGFAFDSPRHYTPIEGTPCCFSRNDSLSSLDFDEDDVVGEKDEEKKTKEEEGRKRKQQTAAVLPRTKTATNQTASDEKQKFAMEDERQKFAMEDERQKFAMEDERQKFAMEDERQKFAMEDERQKFAMEDTPVCFSRNPSLSSLSDIDQENNNKEFAPPPAPEQQDGGQAAEKAPAAEVESKPRPPGPSGYAPKAFHVEDTPVCFSRNSSLSSLSIDSEDDLLQECISSAMPKKKKKAAAAIAAPNSAPNSAPNADDCILDEEEPSEAPKSPASPDSESFDWKAIQEGANSIVSSLNAAAASSLSRQPSSDSDSVLSLKSVGSPFHLPAANRNAEEEGDEARRGARILKPGERSTLEAKKKKEDEDEEEDKALRGGKKVYRSLITGKPRAEPAARGRSKPRGAGMAKAPGGGDGADRGGGSSRDSTPSRSASASQKGGKVSQLPRTASPSSSSSSSSRPAKPSGVPKSGGGIPRSESASRVGGSAAKKPKAEPEKPALVRQSTFIKEAPSPTLKRKLEESAAAAELPSSPDTPLPAASRRHEVSRSHSESPSRPQEVASSRLSRTGTWKRENSGAAAAGGGKHSTSLPRVGTWKRSGSSSSVLSASSESSEKGRAEEEGAARSKGTWRKAKSGGGDSSAGRSEDVWVRLEDCPVNNPRSPSSCSSRSPTAANAPPVIDGSASRIPSSSSSSSSSSNLNLRRSCESLDDKPPPQQRGQQRSGAVAARVSPFNYTPSPRKGGADVSSAPTPPATSTSTTPTRPSLIPTPVTKKREPKAGEGGGGERGSYIVTSV from the exons GAAGTCCTGAAGCAGCTGCAGGGcaccatagaagaagagtctGGGGAAACTTCAGGTTCTCAGCTGGAGCTGATAGAAAGACTGAAAG AGATGAGCCTGGACTCGGCCGGCTACAAGCCCAGAACGAGGCCTCCtttgcccccttcctcctcctccagctcggcctcctcttcctctggagCTCCCACAGCTGGAGGCTCTGGAGCCCCGGGGCCCTCCACGGCTGCCGCCTTCCCCAGGAGAGGGCTGCCATCTGCGGGCAGAGACAGCCACGACCGCTGCCTGGAGGAGCTCGAGAAAGAAAG GTCTCTGCTATTGGCTGAgctggagaaggaggagaaggagaaagacTGGTACTACGCTCAGCTGCAAAACCTCACCAAGAGGATCGACAGTCTGCCACTCACCGAAAAC ACCGACATGAGTCGCCGTCAGCTGGAGTTTGAGGCCCGTCAGATCCGGTCGGCCATGGAGGAGCAGCTGGGCTCCTGCCAGGAGATGGAGAGGAGAGCTCAG gCACGTGTGTCTCGTATCCAGCAGATAGAGAAAGACATCCTGAGGCTGGGAGCCCGTCTGCAG GTGGAGGGAGCTCAGGGCACAGGTGACAGCGGTGGATTGATGGGCACTCAG ACATCCGGCAGCCGGTTGGACCACGAGCCGGCCAATGAGACGAGCTACGCCGTGCCTCGACGAATCACCAGCCACTTGGGAACAAAG gtggagatggtgTACAGCCTGCTGTCCATGCTGGGAACGCACGACAAAGACGACATGTCGCGCACGCTGCTCGCCATGTCGAGCTCGCAGGACTCGTGCATCGCCATGCGTCAGTCGGGCTGCCTGCCGCTGCTCATCCAGCTGCTGCACGGCAACGACAAGGACTCCCTGTTGCTAGGCAACTCCCGCGGCAGCAAGGAGGCGCGCGCACGGGCGTCCGCGGCGCTGCACAACATCGTGCACAGCCAGCCGGACGACAAGAGGGGGCGGCGCGAGATCCGCGTGCTGCACCTGTTGGAGCAGGTGCGCCATTACTGCGAGGCGTGCTGGAGCTGGCAGGAGAACCACGAGAGGGGCGTCGACCAGGAGGACAACCCCA TGCCGTCTCCGGTGGAACATCAGATCCCCCCCGCCGTCTGCGTCCTCATGAAACTCTCCTTCGACGAAGAGCATCGGCACGCCATGAACGAACTCG GCGGTCTGCAGGCGGTGGCGGAGCTGCTGCAGGTGGACTGTGAGATGTTCGGCCTGAGCAGCGACCACTACAGCGTCACCCTGAGGCGCTACGCCGGCATGGCGCTCACCAACCTCACCTTCGGAGACGTGGCCAATAAG GCCACGCTGTGCTCCATGAAGGGCTGCATGAGGGCCATGGTGGCCCAGCTGAAGTCTGAGAGCGAGGACCTGCAGCAG GTGATCGCCAGCGTCCTCAGAAACCTGTCGTGGCGTGCTGACGTCAACAGCAAGAAGACACTGCGAGAGGTGGGCAGCGTGCGGGCGCTGATGGGCTGCGCGCTGGAGGTGCAGAAG GAGTCCACCCTGAAGTCGGTGCTGAGCGCTCTCTGGAACCTGTCGGCGCACTGCACGGAGAACAAGGCGGACATCTGCGCCGTGGACGGGGCGCTGGCGTTTCTGGTCGGAACGCTGACGCATCGCAGCCACACCAACACGCTCGCCATCATCGAGAGTGGCGGTGGGATCCTCCGAAACGTGTCGAGCCTCATCGCCACCAACGAGGCGCACAG GCAGATGCTGCGGGAACACGGCTGCCTGCCGACGCTGCTGCAGCACCTGAAGTCTCACAGTCTGACCATCGTGTCCAACGCCTGCGGGACGCTCTGGAACCTGTCGGCCCGCGACGCCAGAGACCAGGAGGCGCTGTGGGAGCTGGGCGCCGTGGGCATGCTGCGCAATCTGATCCACTCCCGCCACAAGATGATCGCCATGGGCAGCGCCGCCGCCCTGCGCAACCTGATGGCCAACCGGCCGGCGCGCTACAAAGACGCCAGCGTGGTGTCACCCGGCGCCGGCGCCCCCTCGCTGCACGCCCGAAAACAGAAGGCTTTGTTTGAGGAGCTGGACGCACAACACCTGTCGGAAACCTTCGACAACATCGACAACTTGAGCCCCAAAGCGGCGCACAGGAAGGGGCGGGGCTGCAACGGCGCCGGCGCCGGAGGAGGCGGCGCAGCGCGCTCGTACACCAACACGCCGGTGCTGTCCAGCCCGAAGAACGGAGACGGGTCGAAGAGGACGGGCGAGGAGGCGCCGTACGCCCGCTCGGTGTTCCCGCCCAGCGTGCGGGCGTCCAGCGACAGCCTGAACAGCGTGACGAGCGCCGACGGCTACGGCAACCGTGGCAAAACCAAGCCGTCGGCTGAGCCGTTCTACTCCTCCGACGAGAGCGGCGCCAACAAGTGCTGCGTGTACAGGAAGTACCCGGCCGACCTGGCTCACAAGATCCGCAGCGCCAACCACATGGCGGACGACGACGGCGCCGAGCTGGACACGCCCATCAACTACAGCCTGAAGTACTCGGACGAGCAGCTGAACTCCGGGCGGCAGAGCCCGAGCCACCGCGGCGCCATCGACAGCGACGAGGACTCCGAGCAGGACGGCCGGCTGCGGCGGAGCGACGCCGCTGAATCTGGGCCGAAGAGCGGCCGCATGGCGTCGGGGCCGCCGCCGCACTATGGCGCTGTCACGGGAACATCGAGCTACGGCAGCGACTCCGCCCCCGAGCAGCCCATCGACTACAGCCTGAAATACGGCGGCGACGCCGTCCACAAACCGTTCAAGTCGGAGGAGACTCCTGCGCCGTCCTCGGCCAACAAGCTCCGCCCCCTAGCTCCTCCCACCGGACGCACCGCGGCGAAGAGCAACCAGGAGTCCACGCAGACGTACTGCGTGGAGGACACGCCCATCTGCTTCTCCAGAGGCAGCTCGCTGTCCTCGCTGTCGTCGGAAGATGAGGAGGACGGTGATGTCATCGGGAAGAAGAGGAAAGGCGGCGGCGCCGGCGAATACCCGACCCTTCCCGTCAGCGAGAAGGACGagcagcagcggcggcggcggcagaaGGAGGCCGAGAGTCAGACGGCCGCCGCTCCCTCCACCCGAGGACGGCGAGGACACCATCACCACCACGGCCACTcgcaccaccatcaccaccacgTGACCTCATCGGGCGCCAGGACGCCGAAGAGCCCGCCGGAGCAGCCGTACGCCCAGGAGACGCCGCTGATGTTCAGCCGCTGCACCTCCGTCAGCTCGCTGGACAgcttctccacctcctccatcgCCAGCTCCGTGCGCTCCAGCGAGCCGTGCAGCGGCGAGCCCAGCGGCGTGGTCAGCCCCAGCGACCTCCCCGACAGCCCGGGTCAGACGATGCCGCCGAGCCGCGCCAagacgccgccgccgccgccggcCCCCAAGTcccaggagaaggagaaggggaaggaggaggagagcggCGTGGACGTGCTGCTGCACTTCGCCACGGAGAGCACGCCGCACGGCTTCTCCCGTGCCTCCAGCCTGAGCGCGCTCAGTGTGGACGAGCCGTACATCGCAGCCGAGATGACGAAGAAGGACGAGGAGGACGGCGGCGCGGCGAGGAAGGAGGAGTCCAAGCCGGGCCTCGACGAGTCGGACGACGATGACAACGAGATCTTGGAGGCATGCATCAACATGGCGATGCCCAAGTCTTCCCAGAAACCAAAGAAGCCGCCGCCGGCGGCGCCACGGAAGCCCAGCCAGCTTCCTGTCTACAAGCTCCTCCCCCCTCAGAGCCGCCCGCCGCCGCCGCAGAGGAAGGACGCGCCGCCGCCGCAGGAAGACATGCCCAGAGTTTACTGCGTGGAGGGAACGCCGCTCAACTTCTCCACCGCCACCTCGCTCAGTGACCTCACCATCGACTCGCCGCCCAACGAGGAGGCAGCGCCTGTGGCCCCGCCCCCATCTGCCCCAAGAAGGCGAGCCGGATTCCCCGAGGGCGAGAACGGGGACGACATCCTGGCCGAGTGCATCAACGCCGCTATGCCCAAAGCCAAACCCAGGAAACCAGTCAGAGCGGCGGCCCACGGCGAGCAGCTCCCGGCTCCACCCCTTTCCGCTCCCGGCCCGCCCTCAGTCCCGCCTCCTCTGGGCccgcagcagcagaagaagaagccgACGTCTCCGGTGAAACCAATGCCTCAGCGGGCGGCGTACGGCAGCATCACGGCCGCCAAAGCCAAGCCGGGATTCGCCTTCGATTCTCCACGCCACTACACGCCCATTGAGGGCACGCCGTGCTGCTTCTCACGCAACGACTCGCTCAGCTCGCTCGACTTCGACGAGGATGACGTCGTCGGCGAGAAGGACGAAGAGAAGAAGACTAAAGAGGAAGAAGGCaggaagaggaagcagcagaCGGCCGCCGTGCTCCCACGAACCAAAACCGCGACCAATCAGACGGCGAGCGACGAGAAGCAGAAGTTCGCCATGGAGGACGAGAGGCAGAAGTTCGCCATGGAGGACGAGAGGCAGAAGTTCGCCATGGAGGACGAGAGGCAGAAGTTCGCCATGGAGGACGAGAGGCAGAAGTTCGCCATGGAGGACGAGAGGCAGAAGTTCGCCATGGAGGACACGCCCGTCTGCTTCTCCCGGAACCCGTCGCTGAGCTCGCTGAGCGACATCGACCAGGAGAACAACAACAAGGAGTTCGCCCCGCCGCCGGCGCCGGAGCAGCAAGATGGAGGCCAGGCGGCAGAAAAGGCTCCTGCTGCTGAG GTGGagtctaagccccgccccccggGCCCCAGTGGCTACGCCCCCAAAGCGTTCCACGTGGAGGACACGCCCGTCTGTTTCTCCCGGAACTCGTCTCTGAGCTCGCTGAGCATCGACTCTGAGGACGACCTTCTGCAGGAGTGCATCAGCTCCGCCAtgcccaagaagaagaagaaggccgCCGCCGCCATCGCCGCGCCCAACTCCGCGCCGAACTCCGCGCCCAACGCCGACGACTGTATCCTGGATGAGGAGGAACCCTCAGAGGCGCCCAAAAGCCCCGCCTCCCCCGACTCGGAGTCCTTTGATTGGAAGGCCATCCAGGAGGGCGCCAACTCCATCGTCAGCAGCCTTAACGCCGCCGCCGCCTCCTCGCTGTCCCGCCAGCCGTCCTCCGACTCCGACTCCGTCCTGTCTCTGAAGTCCGTGGGCTCGCCCTTCCACCTGCCGGCAGCCAATCGCAAcgcagaggaggagggggacgAAGCGCGGCGTGGAGCGAGGATCCTGAAGCCCGGCGAGCGCAGCACGCTGGAggccaagaagaagaaggaggacgaggacgaggaggaggacaAGGCGCTGCGGGGCGGGAAGAAGGTGTACAGGAGTCTGATCACGGGTAAGCCGCGGGCGGAGCCGGCCGCCAGGGGGCGGAGCAAGCCCCGCGGCGCCGGCATGGCCAAAGCCCCAGGAGGCGGGGACGGCGCTGACCGAGGGGGCGGGTCCTCTCGAGACTCCACCCCCTCCCGCTCCGCCTCAGCCAGTCAGAAGGGAGGGAAGGTTTCTCAGCTGCCGCGCACTGCgtctccatcatcatcatcctcctcctcctccaggccCGCCAAGCCCAGCGGCGTGCCGAAGAGCGGCGGCGGCATCCCGAGGAGCGAGTCGGCCTCCAGGGTCGGCGGCTCTGCCGCCAAGAAGCCGAAGGCGGAGCCTGAGAAGCCGGCGCTCGTTCGCCAGTCGACCTTCATCAAGGAGGCGCCAAGTCCCACGCTGAAGAGGAAACTGGAGGAGTCGGCGGCGGCCGCTGAGTTGCCATCCAGCCCCGACACGCCGCTGCCCGCGGCGAGCAGGCGGCACGAGGTCAGCCGCTCGCACTCCGAGAGCCCGTCGCGCCCGCAGGAAGTGGCGTCGTCCCGCCTCAGCCGCACCGGCACCTGGAAGCGGGAGAACAGCGGCGCCGCCGCGGCGGGCGGCGGGAAACACTCCACGTCTCTGCCGCGCGTCGGCACCTGGAAGCGGTCGGGAAGTTCGTCGTCGGTGCTGTCGGCGTCATCGGAGTCCAGCGAGAAGGGGCGGGCCGAGGAGGAGGGCGCCGCCAGGTCCAAGGGGACGTGGCGCAAGGCCAAGAGCGGCGGCGGCGACTCGTCTGCCGGCCGGTCGGAGGACGTGTGGGTCCGCCTGGAGGACTGTCCCGTTAACAACCCGCGCTCGCCGTCCTCGTGCTCCTCGCGCTCGCCCACCGCCGCCAACGCCCCGCCCGTCATCGACGGCTCCGCCTCCAGGAtcccgtcctcctcctcctcgtcctcgtcctcctccAACCTCAACCTGCGGCGGAGCTGCGAGAGCCTGGACGACAAGCCGCCGCCGCAGCAGCGCGGTCAGCAGCGCAGCGGCGCCGTGGCGGCCCGCGTCAGCCCCTTCAACTACACGCCGAGCCCGAGGAAGGGCGGCGCCGACGTCAGCTCCGCCCCCACGCCACCCGCCACCAGCACGTCCACCACCCCGACCCGACCTTCGCTCATCCCCACGCCGGTCACCAAGAAGAGGGAGCCCAAGGCCGGCGAGGGCGGCGGCGGCGAGCGCGGCTCGTACATCGTGACCTCGGTGTGA